A genomic segment from Roseibium algicola encodes:
- a CDS encoding NAD-dependent succinate-semialdehyde dehydrogenase: MSLNAALLKEKVFIGGAWSDADSGQTVAVTNPATGETIGTVPFCGRPETARAIAAAEAALPAWKALTAEARANHMHALCDAIMADLDDLAALLTTEMGKPLAEAKGEIALGVKYIRFFAEEGKRVYGDTIPSPWADRRILVTKEPVGVVGSITPWNFPNSMIARKLGAALASGCTMVMKPAEFTPYSALVYGVMAEKSGLPNGVINIITGDAPAIGEEMCENPVLRKLTFTGSTRVGKLLAGNAGRNMKKISMELGGNAPFIVFDDADLDKAVEGAIASKFRNSGQTCVCANRLYVQAGVYDAFAQKLKDAMAAQLKVGNGLEAGTTQGPLINEAAVEKVADHVQDALSKGGELITGGHRPNGPGTFFEPTLITKATSDMKVAREETFGPLAVLFKFDTEEEAVRLANDTEFGLACYFYTKDLGRTFRVMEQLQYGLVGVNEGVITTEVAPFGGVKDSGMGNEGSKYGLDDYLNVKYSCIGGLGM; encoded by the coding sequence ATGTCATTGAATGCTGCACTCTTGAAGGAAAAAGTGTTTATCGGCGGCGCATGGAGCGATGCGGACAGCGGACAGACCGTCGCCGTAACCAACCCTGCGACCGGAGAGACGATCGGAACCGTTCCCTTTTGCGGGCGTCCTGAAACCGCAAGGGCGATTGCGGCTGCCGAGGCCGCGCTTCCTGCCTGGAAAGCGCTGACGGCGGAGGCACGGGCCAACCATATGCACGCTCTCTGCGATGCCATCATGGCCGACCTGGACGACCTGGCCGCCCTCCTGACCACGGAAATGGGCAAGCCGCTTGCAGAAGCCAAAGGCGAAATTGCGCTTGGTGTGAAATACATCCGTTTCTTTGCCGAGGAAGGCAAACGGGTTTATGGCGACACCATCCCCTCGCCCTGGGCAGACCGCCGCATTCTGGTGACCAAGGAACCCGTCGGGGTCGTCGGCTCTATCACTCCCTGGAATTTTCCGAATTCGATGATTGCCCGCAAGCTTGGCGCAGCCCTGGCCTCCGGCTGCACAATGGTGATGAAGCCTGCAGAATTCACCCCTTATTCGGCGCTGGTCTACGGGGTGATGGCGGAGAAGTCCGGTCTTCCCAATGGCGTGATCAACATCATCACTGGTGACGCTCCGGCGATTGGCGAGGAGATGTGCGAGAACCCCGTGCTGCGGAAACTGACGTTCACCGGTTCAACCCGTGTCGGCAAGCTGCTGGCCGGGAATGCTGGCCGCAACATGAAGAAGATCTCCATGGAGCTCGGGGGCAACGCGCCTTTTATCGTTTTCGACGATGCCGACCTCGACAAGGCCGTCGAAGGAGCAATTGCCAGCAAGTTTCGCAACTCCGGGCAGACCTGTGTCTGTGCCAACAGGCTCTATGTGCAGGCCGGCGTCTACGACGCTTTTGCCCAGAAGCTGAAGGACGCGATGGCAGCGCAGCTGAAGGTCGGCAACGGTCTTGAAGCCGGAACGACCCAAGGCCCGCTGATCAACGAAGCTGCTGTCGAAAAGGTCGCCGATCACGTGCAGGATGCGCTGTCCAAGGGTGGTGAACTGATTACTGGCGGGCATCGCCCCAACGGCCCGGGAACGTTTTTCGAGCCGACACTGATCACCAAGGCGACGTCCGATATGAAGGTGGCGCGCGAAGAAACCTTTGGTCCGCTTGCCGTTCTGTTCAAGTTCGACACTGAAGAAGAAGCGGTGCGACTTGCCAATGACACCGAATTCGGCCTCGCCTGCTACTTCTATACCAAGGATCTTGGCCGCACTTTCCGCGTCATGGAACAGCTTCAGTACGGTCTTGTCGGGGTCAACGAAGGCGTCATCACGACAGAGGTTGCCCCCTTTGGCGGCGTCAAGGACAGCGGCATGGGCAACGAAGGCTCGAAGTACGGCCTGGACGATTATCTGAACGTGAAATACAGCTGCATCGGCGGCCTCGGCATGTAA
- a CDS encoding helix-turn-helix domain-containing protein — protein sequence MNDGGAIMSVNSSDYTLGERICKARDASNLSTAQLARRLGIKTSTLQSWESDRSEPRSNKLVLLAGILNVSPTWLLVGRGTPPVSESSTTSDLDSMRVALDRVQRQAQALADEIATLQDRLEG from the coding sequence GTGAATGACGGGGGTGCAATCATGTCGGTGAACAGCAGTGACTACACTCTGGGTGAACGGATCTGCAAGGCGCGCGATGCCTCCAATCTTTCGACCGCCCAGCTTGCACGTCGGCTGGGCATCAAGACATCCACCCTGCAGAGCTGGGAAAGTGACCGGTCCGAGCCGCGTTCCAACAAACTCGTTTTGCTTGCCGGTATCTTGAATGTAAGCCCGACGTGGCTGCTGGTTGGCCGGGGGACACCGCCGGTTTCGGAAAGCAGCACGACCTCCGATCTCGACAGCATGCGTGTTGCCCTCGACAGGGTTCAACGCCAGGCTCAGGCACTTGCCGACGAGATTGCCACGCTACAGGATCGTCTTGAAGGCTGA